One region of Girardinichthys multiradiatus isolate DD_20200921_A chromosome 1, DD_fGirMul_XY1, whole genome shotgun sequence genomic DNA includes:
- the LOC124872461 gene encoding natural resistance-associated macrophage protein 2-like isoform X2 encodes MFSYRRSARNPLPENIHISSLPPIVPLEQEPELSGQQDDSGKNQEKTVIQTTHTHRGPFAPSVFIQKHNNEPAPTTYFEQRVPVPEEDTERAFSLRKLWAFTGPGFLMSIAYLDPGNIESDLQSGSKAGFKLLWVLLLATIIGLLLQRLAARLGVVTGMHLAEVCNRQYPTVPRIILWLMVELAIIGSDMQEVIGCAIAFNLLSSGRIPLWAGVLITIIDTFFFLFLDKYGLRRLEAFFGLLITIMAITFGYEYVMVAPDQGQLLKGMFVPYCEGCGPVQLTQAVGVVGAVIMPHNIYLHSALVKSREVDRSKKKEVKEANKYFFIESGIALFVSFLINVFVVAVFAEAFYQRSNIEVYNVCNQSGMPYPQLFPLNNKTLEVDIYKGGVVLGCFFGPAALYIWAIGILAAGQSSTMTGTYSGQFVMEGFLNLRWSRFARVLLTRSLAITPTLLVAIFKDVRHLTGMNDFLNVLQSMQLPFALIPILTFTSLPSLMNDFANGLTFKIGGGLVIVCVCAINMYFVVVYVTALNSVWLYVLAAFLSLAYLTFVGYLVWLCLIALGVSCLDPSSKRENDSTILIEEQPEFDS; translated from the exons CCAGAAACCCCCTGCCTGAGAACATCCACATTTCCTCTCTGCCTCCCATCGTTCCCCTGGAACAGGAACCAGAACTGTCGGGTCAACAAG ATGACTCTGGGAAAAACCAGGAGAAAACAGTAATCCagaccacacacactcacagaggACCATTTGCACCCTCAGTTTTCATCCAGAAACATAATAATGAACCGGCTCCAACTACGTACTTTGAGCAGAGGGTTCCTGTTCCTGAGGAGGACACTGAG AGGGCGTTTAGTCTGCGTAAACTCTGGGCTTTCACTGGACCCGGGTTTCTGATGAGTATCGCCTACCTGGACCCGGGAAACATTGAGTCGGACTTGCAGTCAGGATCTAAAGCTGGATTTAAG CTCCTCTGGGTGCTGCTGTTGGCCACCATCATCGGCCTGCTGCTGCAGCGGCTGGCGGCTCGGCTGGGCGTGGTCACCGGGATGCATCTGGCAGAAGTCTGCAACCGCCAGTACCCCACA GTGCCTAGAATCATCTTGTGGTTGATGGTGGAGCTGGCGATCATTGGCTCTGACATGCAAGAGGTCATTGGTTGTGCGATCGCGTTCAACCTCCTGTCCTCTGGCAG GATCCCCCTCTGGGCCGGTGTACTCATCACGATCATAGacaccttttttttccttttcctggaTAAGTACG GCTTAAGAAGGCTGGAAGCCTTTTTTGGTTTGCTTATTACCATTATGGCCATAACATTTGGATATGAG TACGTGATGGTGGCTCCTGACCAAGGCCAGCTGCTAAAGGGGATGTTTGTGCCCTACTGTGAGGGCTGCGGGCCCGTTCAGCTCACTCAGGCTGTCGGTGTCGTGGGCGCCGTCATCATGCCTCACAACATCTACCTCCACTCTGCTCTCGTGAAG TCTCGAGAAGTGGATCGCTCCAAGAAGAAAGAAGTAAAAGAGGCTAACAAATATTTCTTCATCGAGTCGGGTATTGCCCTGTTTGTCTCGTTCCTCATCAATGTGTTTGTGGTCGCCGTCTTTGCTGAGGCGTTCTACCAGCGCTCAAACATTGAGGTG taTAACGTCTGCAACCAGTCAGGCATGCCTTATCCCCAGCTGTTCCCACTGAACAACAAAACTCTGGAGGTTGATATCTACAAAGGG GGGGTGGTTCTGGGTTGCTTCTTTGGCCCAGCAGCGCTCTACATATGGGCCATTGGGATTCTTGCAGCAGGTCAGAGCTCCACCATGACTGGAACATACTCTGGCCAGTTTGTCATGGAG GGTTTCCTGAACCTGCGTTGGTCGCGTTTTGCTCGGGTGTTGCTGACCCGCTCCCTCGCCATCACTCCTACCCTGCTGGTGGCCATTTTCAAGGATGTGCGGCACCTGACGGGCATGAACGACTTCCTCAACGTTCTCCAGAGCATGCAG CTTCCATTTGCCCTCATCCCCATCCTGACCTTCACCAGTCTGCCGTCTCTGATGAATGACTTTGCCAATGGACT GACGTTTAAGATAGGAGGAGGGCTGGTGATCGTGTGCGTGTGCGCCATCAACATGTACTTTGTGGTGGTCTACGTGACTGCTCTGAACAGCGTGTGGCTCTACGTGCTCGCTGCCTTCCTCTCCTTAGCATACCTCACATTTGTGGGCTATTTG GTGTGGCTGTGTCTGATAGCCCTGGGAGTGTCCTGCTTGGATCCGAGCTCTAAGAGAGAAAACGACTCGACCATCCTGATAGAGGAGCAGCCGGAGTTTGACTCCTGA
- the LOC124872461 gene encoding natural resistance-associated macrophage protein 2-like isoform X1 — protein sequence MFSYRRSARNPLPENIHISSLPPIVPLEQEPELSGQQADDSGKNQEKTVIQTTHTHRGPFAPSVFIQKHNNEPAPTTYFEQRVPVPEEDTERAFSLRKLWAFTGPGFLMSIAYLDPGNIESDLQSGSKAGFKLLWVLLLATIIGLLLQRLAARLGVVTGMHLAEVCNRQYPTVPRIILWLMVELAIIGSDMQEVIGCAIAFNLLSSGRIPLWAGVLITIIDTFFFLFLDKYGLRRLEAFFGLLITIMAITFGYEYVMVAPDQGQLLKGMFVPYCEGCGPVQLTQAVGVVGAVIMPHNIYLHSALVKSREVDRSKKKEVKEANKYFFIESGIALFVSFLINVFVVAVFAEAFYQRSNIEVYNVCNQSGMPYPQLFPLNNKTLEVDIYKGGVVLGCFFGPAALYIWAIGILAAGQSSTMTGTYSGQFVMEGFLNLRWSRFARVLLTRSLAITPTLLVAIFKDVRHLTGMNDFLNVLQSMQLPFALIPILTFTSLPSLMNDFANGLTFKIGGGLVIVCVCAINMYFVVVYVTALNSVWLYVLAAFLSLAYLTFVGYLVWLCLIALGVSCLDPSSKRENDSTILIEEQPEFDS from the exons CCAGAAACCCCCTGCCTGAGAACATCCACATTTCCTCTCTGCCTCCCATCGTTCCCCTGGAACAGGAACCAGAACTGTCGGGTCAACAAG CAGATGACTCTGGGAAAAACCAGGAGAAAACAGTAATCCagaccacacacactcacagaggACCATTTGCACCCTCAGTTTTCATCCAGAAACATAATAATGAACCGGCTCCAACTACGTACTTTGAGCAGAGGGTTCCTGTTCCTGAGGAGGACACTGAG AGGGCGTTTAGTCTGCGTAAACTCTGGGCTTTCACTGGACCCGGGTTTCTGATGAGTATCGCCTACCTGGACCCGGGAAACATTGAGTCGGACTTGCAGTCAGGATCTAAAGCTGGATTTAAG CTCCTCTGGGTGCTGCTGTTGGCCACCATCATCGGCCTGCTGCTGCAGCGGCTGGCGGCTCGGCTGGGCGTGGTCACCGGGATGCATCTGGCAGAAGTCTGCAACCGCCAGTACCCCACA GTGCCTAGAATCATCTTGTGGTTGATGGTGGAGCTGGCGATCATTGGCTCTGACATGCAAGAGGTCATTGGTTGTGCGATCGCGTTCAACCTCCTGTCCTCTGGCAG GATCCCCCTCTGGGCCGGTGTACTCATCACGATCATAGacaccttttttttccttttcctggaTAAGTACG GCTTAAGAAGGCTGGAAGCCTTTTTTGGTTTGCTTATTACCATTATGGCCATAACATTTGGATATGAG TACGTGATGGTGGCTCCTGACCAAGGCCAGCTGCTAAAGGGGATGTTTGTGCCCTACTGTGAGGGCTGCGGGCCCGTTCAGCTCACTCAGGCTGTCGGTGTCGTGGGCGCCGTCATCATGCCTCACAACATCTACCTCCACTCTGCTCTCGTGAAG TCTCGAGAAGTGGATCGCTCCAAGAAGAAAGAAGTAAAAGAGGCTAACAAATATTTCTTCATCGAGTCGGGTATTGCCCTGTTTGTCTCGTTCCTCATCAATGTGTTTGTGGTCGCCGTCTTTGCTGAGGCGTTCTACCAGCGCTCAAACATTGAGGTG taTAACGTCTGCAACCAGTCAGGCATGCCTTATCCCCAGCTGTTCCCACTGAACAACAAAACTCTGGAGGTTGATATCTACAAAGGG GGGGTGGTTCTGGGTTGCTTCTTTGGCCCAGCAGCGCTCTACATATGGGCCATTGGGATTCTTGCAGCAGGTCAGAGCTCCACCATGACTGGAACATACTCTGGCCAGTTTGTCATGGAG GGTTTCCTGAACCTGCGTTGGTCGCGTTTTGCTCGGGTGTTGCTGACCCGCTCCCTCGCCATCACTCCTACCCTGCTGGTGGCCATTTTCAAGGATGTGCGGCACCTGACGGGCATGAACGACTTCCTCAACGTTCTCCAGAGCATGCAG CTTCCATTTGCCCTCATCCCCATCCTGACCTTCACCAGTCTGCCGTCTCTGATGAATGACTTTGCCAATGGACT GACGTTTAAGATAGGAGGAGGGCTGGTGATCGTGTGCGTGTGCGCCATCAACATGTACTTTGTGGTGGTCTACGTGACTGCTCTGAACAGCGTGTGGCTCTACGTGCTCGCTGCCTTCCTCTCCTTAGCATACCTCACATTTGTGGGCTATTTG GTGTGGCTGTGTCTGATAGCCCTGGGAGTGTCCTGCTTGGATCCGAGCTCTAAGAGAGAAAACGACTCGACCATCCTGATAGAGGAGCAGCCGGAGTTTGACTCCTGA